The proteins below are encoded in one region of Mycobacterium botniense:
- a CDS encoding alpha-hydroxy-acid oxidizing protein translates to MAFSDYQNEIYLQGLAGVLPSLPMAFTELEAKAAAALPASVWSYVAGGAGDEHTQRANCEAFRRWGLIPRMFAGAKERDLSVQLFGKTWAAPVFLAPIGVIGLCAQDGHGDLATARAAARTGVPMMVSTLTADPLEDVAAEFGDTPGFFQLYTPTDRELAASLVRRAEAAGFTGIVVTLDTWVPGWRPRDLSTANFPQLRGHCLSNYTSDPVFRASLQQPPEENPQAAVLRWVQVFGNPLTWEDLPWLRSLTDLPLIVKGICHPDDARRAKDGGVDGIYCSNHGGRQANGGLPALDCLPAVVEAADGLPVLFDSGIRSGADIVKALALGATAVGIGRPYAYGLALGGVDGIVHVLRALLAEADLIMAVDGYPTLGDLTRDALRRVS, encoded by the coding sequence ATGGCATTCAGCGACTACCAGAACGAGATTTACTTACAGGGTTTGGCGGGGGTTCTTCCCTCACTGCCGATGGCGTTCACGGAGTTGGAAGCCAAGGCCGCCGCGGCCCTGCCAGCGTCGGTGTGGTCTTATGTCGCCGGTGGTGCCGGAGACGAGCACACCCAGCGTGCCAACTGTGAGGCGTTCCGTCGGTGGGGGCTGATCCCGCGGATGTTCGCGGGGGCCAAAGAACGTGACCTTTCGGTGCAACTATTCGGAAAGACCTGGGCCGCACCGGTGTTCCTGGCGCCCATCGGCGTCATCGGCCTCTGCGCCCAAGACGGTCACGGCGACCTGGCCACCGCCCGCGCCGCCGCCCGCACCGGGGTGCCGATGATGGTGTCGACGCTGACAGCCGACCCGCTCGAAGACGTCGCCGCTGAGTTCGGCGACACCCCCGGCTTTTTCCAGCTGTACACGCCCACTGACCGGGAGCTGGCCGCCAGCCTGGTGCGGCGCGCCGAGGCGGCTGGTTTCACGGGGATCGTCGTCACGCTGGATACCTGGGTGCCCGGCTGGCGCCCCCGCGACCTGAGTACCGCCAACTTTCCCCAGCTGCGCGGTCACTGTTTGAGCAACTACACCAGCGATCCGGTCTTTCGGGCCAGCCTGCAACAACCCCCGGAGGAAAACCCGCAGGCTGCGGTGCTGCGCTGGGTTCAGGTCTTCGGTAACCCCCTGACCTGGGAGGACCTGCCGTGGCTGCGTTCCCTGACCGATCTACCGTTGATCGTCAAAGGCATCTGCCATCCCGACGATGCCCGGCGCGCCAAAGACGGGGGCGTCGACGGTATCTATTGCTCCAACCACGGCGGCCGGCAAGCCAACGGCGGCCTTCCGGCGCTGGACTGCCTGCCGGCGGTGGTCGAGGCCGCCGACGGGCTGCCGGTGTTGTTCGACTCCGGGATCCGCAGCGGTGCCGACATCGTCAAAGCGCTGGCCCTGGGCGCGACGGCGGTCGGCATCGGCCGACCCTATGCCTACGGCCTGGCGCTTGGCGGGGTCGACGGCATCGTGCATGTGCTGCGCGCGTTGTTGGCGGAAGCCGACCTGATCATGGCGGTCGACGGCTACCCGACGCTGGGCGATCTGACCCGTGATGCGCTGCGGCGCGTCAGCTGA
- the dprA gene encoding DNA-processing protein DprA, whose amino-acid sequence MTRALKRTQRAWAYLSRVAEPPCAELAALVHRVGPVEAAERVRCGQVDPDLARLTQARRGIDRSAEDLELLDQRGGRLITADDDEWPTLAWTAFHGAALQGKPQAKPPMVLWALGPARLDEITERAAAVVGTRAATAYGEQVAGDLAAGLAHRGVAVISGAAYGIDGAVHRAALAADGITVAVLAGGLDIPYPAGHSALLHRIGSHGLLVSEYPPGVRPARHRFLTRNRLVAALGGAAVVVEAGLRSGAANTAAWARILGRVVAAVPGPVTSSASVGCHALLRGGAELVTRVDDIVELVGRSGELAPEEPRPTTAFDGLSDTQRRVYEALPGRGAATLDEIAIACALSPEQLLAPLAMLEVAGLAERRDGCWRIVRAGSQRVAATARLV is encoded by the coding sequence ATGACCAGGGCGCTCAAGCGGACTCAGCGCGCCTGGGCCTATCTGTCGCGGGTGGCCGAACCGCCGTGTGCGGAACTCGCTGCTTTGGTGCACCGCGTGGGTCCGGTGGAAGCCGCCGAGCGGGTCCGGTGCGGGCAGGTGGACCCTGATCTGGCGCGGCTCACCCAAGCCAGACGTGGCATCGACCGATCCGCAGAGGATCTTGAGCTGCTGGACCAGCGGGGTGGTCGGCTGATCACCGCCGACGACGACGAATGGCCGACGCTGGCTTGGACCGCATTTCACGGTGCTGCGCTGCAGGGCAAACCACAGGCGAAGCCGCCGATGGTGTTGTGGGCGCTGGGCCCGGCCCGTCTCGACGAGATCACAGAGCGCGCGGCCGCCGTCGTGGGAACCCGGGCCGCCACCGCGTACGGGGAACAGGTCGCGGGCGACCTGGCCGCCGGGTTGGCCCACCGCGGTGTCGCTGTCATCTCCGGCGCTGCCTACGGCATCGACGGCGCGGTGCACCGCGCGGCGCTGGCGGCCGACGGAATCACCGTCGCTGTGCTGGCCGGTGGTCTGGATATCCCTTATCCGGCGGGGCATTCGGCGCTGCTGCATCGTATCGGCTCACACGGATTGCTGGTCAGCGAATACCCGCCGGGGGTGCGCCCGGCGAGGCACCGGTTTTTGACCCGCAACCGCCTGGTTGCCGCCCTGGGCGGGGCAGCCGTGGTGGTGGAAGCCGGCCTGCGCAGCGGGGCCGCCAACACCGCCGCCTGGGCGCGCATCTTGGGACGGGTCGTGGCCGCGGTACCCGGGCCGGTGACCAGCTCAGCCTCGGTGGGCTGCCACGCCCTGCTTCGGGGCGGCGCGGAGCTGGTCACACGCGTCGACGATATCGTCGAACTGGTCGGGCGTAGCGGCGAGCTGGCCCCCGAGGAACCACGACCCACCACCGCGTTCGACGGGTTGTCAGACACCCAGCGGCGGGTCTATGAGGCATTACCGGGCCGTGGTGCAGCCACCCTCGACGAGATCGCCATCGCGTGCGCCCTGAGCCCCGAGCAACTACTCGCGCCGCTGGCGATGTTGGAAGTTGCGGGATTGGCTGAGCGCCGCGACGGCTGCTGGCGAATCGTGCGGGCGGGTTCGCAGCGGGTTGCCGCGACGGCGCGGCTCGTATAG
- a CDS encoding YraN family protein: protein MTTLTRAQLGALGEQAAVDYLTKLGLRVLTRNWRCRYGELDVIAVDPATRTVVFVEVKTRTGDGFGGLAQAVSQRKVYRLRRLAALWLAGQQQCWAAIRIDVIGVRFGRRRTPEIHHVRGIG from the coding sequence ATGACAACGTTGACTCGCGCCCAACTGGGAGCGCTTGGCGAGCAGGCCGCGGTGGACTATCTGACCAAACTGGGGCTGCGCGTCCTGACCCGCAACTGGCGCTGCCGCTACGGCGAGCTGGACGTGATCGCGGTCGACCCAGCGACCCGCACGGTGGTGTTTGTGGAAGTCAAGACTCGCACCGGTGATGGATTCGGCGGCCTGGCGCAAGCGGTGAGCCAGCGCAAAGTCTATCGGCTGCGCCGGCTGGCGGCGTTATGGCTGGCCGGCCAACAGCAGTGCTGGGCCGCGATCCGCATCGACGTGATCGGCGTGCGTTTCGGTCGCCGCCGGACGCCAGAAATCCACCACGTGAGAGGAATCGGCTGA
- a CDS encoding ferredoxin, whose amino-acid sequence MPWVLRGLRNGMLTTRWPGGADGYFDEFPAAVNMVVGRRSGAPDALADAAAACPTQAISVAPRPRLDRGRCILCGRCIDRSPDWFDWESGCATAQLSRQAMVVGDVEETDEALAQLRAALAYRVRRLRRSVHLRHVDTGSDGSDEWEIEALTNPVYDVHRLGIFFTASPRHADVLLVTGIGASGMVEPLRRTLDAMPAPSVVIAVGTDAVSGGLIGGGYAGGTGISGIVPVDVWVPGAPASPFSVLHGILLALGRLPSAGGSR is encoded by the coding sequence ATGCCGTGGGTTTTGCGGGGGCTGCGCAATGGGATGCTCACCACCAGATGGCCCGGGGGTGCAGACGGTTACTTTGACGAGTTTCCGGCGGCCGTCAATATGGTCGTCGGCCGGCGGAGCGGCGCCCCGGACGCCCTGGCCGACGCTGCCGCCGCCTGTCCCACCCAGGCCATCTCGGTGGCTCCGCGACCGCGGCTGGACCGTGGGCGCTGCATACTGTGCGGACGCTGCATCGACCGGTCACCCGACTGGTTCGACTGGGAAAGCGGTTGTGCAACAGCACAGCTGAGTCGGCAGGCCATGGTGGTCGGAGATGTCGAAGAAACCGATGAGGCGCTGGCACAGCTGCGTGCCGCGTTGGCGTACCGGGTGCGGCGACTGCGGCGCTCGGTGCATCTTCGTCATGTCGACACCGGGTCCGATGGCAGCGACGAATGGGAGATCGAGGCCTTGACCAACCCGGTCTATGACGTGCACCGGCTGGGGATCTTCTTCACTGCGAGTCCTCGCCATGCCGATGTACTTCTGGTCACTGGTATCGGTGCCAGCGGGATGGTCGAACCGCTGCGCCGCACGCTCGACGCGATGCCGGCGCCGAGCGTGGTAATCGCCGTCGGCACCGATGCAGTCAGCGGGGGGCTCATCGGCGGCGGATATGCCGGTGGCACCGGCATATCCGGCATAGTGCCGGTGGATGTTTGGGTTCCCGGCGCTCCGGCGTCGCCGTTTAGCGTGTTGCACGGAATCCTGTTGGCGCTCGGCCGGCTTCCTTCTGCTGGGGGCAGCCGGTGA
- a CDS encoding siderophore-interacting protein, with product MGARPVHTFHVVRSEHLTPHLVRVMLGGSGFGTFVPNEFTDSYVKLIFVDPEVDVTGLPHPLTLDSFASLPADKQPAIRTMTVRRADPVNRELVIDIVVHGEHGVAGPWASAAEPGQPLYLMGPSGAYAPDPAADWHLLAGDESALPAIAAALEALPPNAIGKAFIEIAGPEDEITLTAPESVHVKWVYRGGRADLVGEDRAGDHAPLIEAVTTTQWLPGQVQVFIHGEAQAVMHNLRPYIRKQRAVDAQWASSISGYWRRGRTEEMFRQWKKELAEAEAAGAVD from the coding sequence GTGGGGGCTCGGCCGGTACACACGTTTCACGTCGTCCGCAGTGAACACCTCACACCGCACCTGGTCCGGGTGATGCTCGGCGGCAGCGGTTTCGGCACCTTCGTCCCCAATGAGTTCACCGACTCCTATGTCAAGCTGATATTCGTCGACCCTGAGGTGGATGTGACGGGACTGCCCCACCCGCTGACGCTGGACAGCTTCGCCAGCCTGCCCGCCGACAAGCAGCCCGCTATCCGCACCATGACGGTGCGCCGTGCCGATCCGGTGAACCGCGAGCTCGTCATTGACATCGTGGTGCACGGCGAGCACGGGGTCGCCGGTCCGTGGGCGTCGGCGGCGGAACCCGGACAGCCCCTGTATCTCATGGGACCGAGCGGCGCCTACGCCCCGGACCCGGCCGCCGACTGGCATCTGCTCGCCGGTGACGAGTCCGCACTACCCGCGATCGCCGCTGCTCTGGAAGCGTTGCCCCCCAACGCAATCGGGAAGGCGTTCATCGAGATCGCCGGGCCCGAGGACGAGATCACGCTGACCGCACCCGAATCGGTCCACGTGAAGTGGGTCTACCGCGGCGGGCGGGCCGACCTGGTCGGCGAGGACCGCGCCGGTGACCATGCGCCGCTGATCGAGGCTGTCACCACCACGCAATGGTTACCCGGACAGGTGCAGGTGTTCATCCATGGTGAAGCCCAGGCCGTCATGCACAACCTGCGGCCCTACATTCGCAAGCAGCGCGCGGTGGACGCTCAATGGGCGTCCTCGATTTCCGGGTACTGGCGGCGCGGCCGCACCGAGGAGATGTTTCGGCAATGGAAGAAAGAGCTGGCCGAGGCCGAGGCGGCGGGGGCGGTGGACTAA
- a CDS encoding proton-conducting transporter transmembrane domain-containing protein, with protein MITAGLVLAGAAMLIGWVAGLARRTDTQVLLSTVAWTANIAAAVALTIAGALGLAGCRQRVDLDGLAGFGPATLSVDSLAGLFLVTSFAVAIPALAAAASPANRKRPRLPAAVAAALAAVAVIVTTDNFFVLLFGWEALTAAFFLMSGYDRDLPGRAEGSVITVAFGKASGAAVLMGALLLAAHTHTFTFAAGAVNPRSAAGQAAYVLLLLGFGIKVGLVHAHSWMPRGYAAAPGPARAVMAGVAVNVGFYGMWRTLEIMGAPPVWLICVVLVVGGVTAIQGIAHAAVHPDLAALISWSSVENSGMITVGFGAALVGAWAGEPKLTAAGLVAGTAQVMAHALGKTLLFVSASTIEQATATTDLDRLGGIVRRLPWSGTGLVIGSLTLAGLPLTAGFASEWFTLESLMQQFRVSSLAMHLCTAVAGALVALTIGIAGVTFVRVIGLTAFGPKRLGEPRIDRDFAAVDQQWVYRFACGALVLGCLGVAAFAPVQVRLIGHGLTSVVGSEAAGANAQPWVLAPVYAEFAALSPSWLWIVLPLMAVLAAGVAALFAKRNPFRARHVTPWSSASPGVDRGVGYSSFAYANPVRNVLSTVLLTRAELLGTAHESRSRAPAPGRLTYRVEVVDLVERYFSRGLLRSVRVVSRAARGLQSGRLDAYLAYLLIAVLAVIAVVIATS; from the coding sequence GTGATCACTGCGGGTCTGGTGCTGGCAGGCGCAGCCATGCTGATCGGCTGGGTGGCCGGACTTGCCCGGCGCACCGACACCCAAGTACTGCTGAGCACCGTGGCGTGGACGGCGAACATCGCTGCGGCCGTGGCACTGACGATCGCCGGCGCCCTGGGGCTGGCCGGCTGCCGACAGCGGGTCGATCTCGATGGGCTGGCCGGTTTCGGACCCGCCACATTGTCGGTCGACAGCCTGGCAGGGCTGTTCCTGGTCACCTCATTTGCTGTGGCGATTCCCGCCCTGGCCGCCGCGGCGTCCCCCGCCAATCGCAAGCGGCCACGGCTGCCCGCCGCTGTCGCTGCGGCACTGGCGGCTGTCGCGGTGATCGTCACGACCGACAACTTTTTCGTGTTGCTGTTTGGCTGGGAGGCCCTGACCGCCGCGTTCTTTCTGATGTCCGGCTACGACCGTGACCTGCCGGGCAGAGCCGAAGGTTCCGTTATCACGGTGGCGTTCGGAAAAGCCAGCGGCGCAGCGGTGTTGATGGGTGCTCTGCTGCTGGCCGCGCACACCCACACCTTCACTTTTGCCGCCGGCGCGGTGAATCCGCGCAGCGCGGCAGGACAAGCGGCGTATGTGCTGCTGCTGTTGGGCTTCGGTATCAAAGTCGGGCTGGTGCACGCGCACAGCTGGATGCCGCGCGGCTACGCTGCGGCTCCCGGGCCCGCCCGCGCGGTAATGGCCGGTGTCGCCGTCAACGTCGGCTTCTACGGAATGTGGCGCACCCTCGAGATCATGGGCGCCCCGCCCGTATGGCTGATCTGTGTTGTGCTCGTTGTCGGGGGCGTGACCGCGATCCAGGGCATCGCCCACGCGGCCGTGCATCCCGATTTAGCGGCATTGATTTCCTGGTCAAGTGTGGAGAACTCCGGGATGATCACCGTGGGCTTCGGGGCCGCGCTGGTGGGCGCGTGGGCAGGCGAGCCGAAGTTGACCGCCGCAGGACTGGTGGCCGGCACGGCCCAGGTGATGGCCCACGCTCTCGGCAAGACCTTGCTCTTCGTCTCCGCCTCGACGATCGAACAGGCCACCGCGACCACAGATCTCGACCGACTCGGCGGGATCGTTCGTCGCTTACCTTGGTCAGGAACGGGTTTGGTGATCGGATCGCTTACCCTGGCCGGGTTGCCGCTGACCGCAGGGTTCGCCTCGGAGTGGTTCACGCTGGAGTCACTGATGCAGCAGTTCCGGGTTTCCAGCCTTGCCATGCATCTTTGCACTGCTGTGGCCGGTGCATTGGTCGCGTTGACCATCGGTATCGCGGGCGTCACGTTTGTGCGTGTTATCGGGCTCACCGCGTTCGGTCCCAAAAGACTGGGTGAGCCGCGGATAGATCGCGACTTTGCGGCGGTGGATCAGCAGTGGGTCTACCGATTCGCCTGCGGCGCACTTGTGTTGGGGTGCCTGGGGGTGGCGGCATTCGCGCCGGTGCAGGTGCGGTTGATCGGGCACGGGCTGACCTCGGTGGTGGGTAGTGAAGCGGCCGGTGCCAACGCCCAGCCGTGGGTGTTGGCGCCGGTGTACGCGGAGTTCGCCGCGCTGTCGCCGAGCTGGCTGTGGATTGTGCTGCCGTTGATGGCAGTGCTGGCCGCCGGGGTCGCGGCACTGTTCGCAAAAAGAAACCCGTTCCGCGCTCGTCACGTGACACCTTGGTCGTCGGCGTCACCGGGCGTCGACCGTGGTGTCGGTTACAGCTCGTTCGCCTACGCCAACCCGGTCCGTAATGTGCTGTCCACGGTGCTTTTGACCCGCGCCGAATTACTCGGGACAGCACACGAATCCAGGAGCCGTGCTCCGGCCCCGGGACGCCTCACCTACCGAGTCGAGGTTGTCGACCTTGTCGAACGCTACTTCTCCCGGGGGCTGTTGAGGTCCGTGCGGGTTGTGTCGCGGGCTGCGCGGGGCCTGCAATCGGGCCGGCTGGACGCCTATCTGGCCTACCTGCTCATCGCAGTGCTCGCCGTGATCGCGGTGGTGATCGCCACGTCCTGA
- a CDS encoding YifB family Mg chelatase-like AAA ATPase encodes MALGRAFSVAVRGLDGEIVEIEADITSGLPGVHLVGLPDAALQESRDRVRAAITNCGNQWPMARLTLALSPATLPKMGSVYDIALAAAVLSAHRQNPWPRLEKTVLLGELALDGRVRPVRGVLPAVLAAKRDGWPTVVVPVDNLAEASLVDGVDVWGVRTLGQLQAWLSGSTRLEDKITAVPAAAEPTVDLADVVGQSQARFAVEVAAAGAHHLMLTGPPGVGKTMLAHRLPGILPPLSETEALEVTAIHSVAGLLSDATPLITRPPFVAPHHSSSVAALVGGGSGMARPGAVSRAHRGVLFLDECAEIGVSALEALRTPLEDGEIRLARRDGVARYPARFQLVLAANPCPCAPADPRDCMCAAREKRRYLGRLSGPLLDRVDLRVEMYPIGATAFSAAEGEATQQVRTRVAQARAAAAERWRPHGFRTNAEVSGALLRRKFRLSTAAMAPLRIALDRGLLSIRGVDRTLRVAWTLCDLAGRVSPGPNEVAAALSFRQAGASR; translated from the coding sequence ATGGCCCTGGGGCGCGCATTCTCGGTCGCAGTGCGGGGATTGGACGGCGAGATCGTCGAGATCGAAGCCGACATCACCTCCGGGCTTCCCGGTGTGCATCTGGTGGGCTTGCCCGACGCCGCGCTGCAGGAATCGCGTGACCGGGTCCGGGCGGCGATCACTAACTGCGGAAACCAGTGGCCAATGGCCAGGCTCACACTCGCGCTGTCACCGGCGACGCTGCCGAAAATGGGCTCGGTGTACGACATTGCCCTGGCCGCAGCAGTGTTGTCGGCGCACCGACAGAACCCGTGGCCGCGTCTGGAGAAGACCGTGCTGCTGGGCGAGCTGGCCCTGGACGGCCGGGTCCGGCCAGTGCGGGGGGTGCTGCCCGCGGTGCTGGCCGCTAAACGCGACGGGTGGCCTACGGTCGTTGTCCCGGTGGACAATCTGGCAGAGGCCAGCCTCGTTGATGGCGTCGATGTGTGGGGTGTCCGCACACTAGGCCAACTGCAGGCGTGGCTCAGCGGTTCCACGCGACTCGAGGACAAGATCACCGCGGTGCCGGCCGCTGCGGAGCCAACAGTCGACTTGGCCGATGTGGTGGGTCAATCTCAAGCGCGATTCGCCGTGGAGGTGGCCGCGGCCGGCGCACATCACCTTATGCTGACGGGCCCCCCTGGTGTCGGGAAAACGATGCTGGCGCATCGTCTGCCGGGAATACTGCCGCCGCTTTCTGAAACCGAGGCGTTGGAGGTTACCGCGATCCATTCGGTGGCCGGTCTGCTGTCGGACGCGACGCCGCTGATTACCAGGCCGCCTTTTGTCGCGCCGCATCACAGCTCCAGTGTGGCAGCGCTGGTTGGCGGGGGCTCAGGGATGGCCCGTCCGGGTGCTGTCAGCCGGGCCCACCGCGGGGTGTTATTCCTCGACGAGTGCGCTGAGATTGGGGTGAGTGCGCTGGAGGCACTCCGAACGCCGTTGGAGGACGGCGAGATCCGTCTCGCTCGCCGCGACGGCGTGGCCCGCTACCCGGCCCGTTTCCAGCTGGTGCTGGCCGCCAACCCGTGCCCGTGCGCTCCGGCGGACCCACGTGATTGCATGTGCGCGGCACGGGAGAAACGACGCTACCTAGGTCGGCTGTCGGGTCCGCTGCTGGATCGGGTGGACCTTCGTGTTGAGATGTATCCGATAGGTGCAACGGCTTTTTCCGCCGCGGAAGGCGAAGCGACACAGCAGGTGCGCACCCGGGTCGCGCAGGCTCGGGCCGCAGCGGCCGAGCGGTGGCGACCACACGGATTCCGCACCAACGCCGAAGTCAGCGGGGCACTGTTGCGGCGGAAGTTCCGGCTGAGCACCGCCGCGATGGCACCGCTTCGAATCGCGCTTGACCGTGGCCTGCTCAGCATCCGCGGCGTCGACCGCACTTTGCGCGTCGCGTGGACTCTGTGCGATCTGGCCGGCCGGGTATCGCCTGGACCGAACGAAGTGGCGGCCGCGCTGAGCTTTCGGCAGGCCGGAGCGTCGCGATGA
- a CDS encoding tyrosine recombinase XerC, with translation MHAVLEEYLDEFDEYLALQRGRSVHTRRAYLGDLRSLFAFLDDHTPGSGLAGLSLPLLRSWLAAGANAGAARTTLARRTSAVKAFTAWAVQRGWLSADPAARLQQPKPRRTLPAVLRQDQALAAMAAAESGSRHGDPLALRDRLIVELLYATGIRVSELCGLDIDDVDTGRRLLRVLGKGDKQRTAPFGEPAAEALTAWLADGRPALATAESGPALLLGARGRRLDVRQARTVVHQTVAAVDGAPDIGPHGLRHSAATHLLEGGADLRIVQELLGHSSLATTQLYTHVTVARLRKVHDQAHPRA, from the coding sequence GTGCACGCGGTCCTCGAGGAGTACCTGGATGAGTTCGACGAGTATCTGGCGCTGCAGCGCGGCCGGTCGGTGCACACTCGTCGCGCCTATCTGGGCGATCTGCGGTCGTTGTTCGCTTTTCTCGACGACCATACGCCGGGGTCGGGTCTGGCCGGGCTGAGCCTGCCGCTGCTGCGCTCATGGCTGGCTGCCGGGGCGAACGCCGGCGCGGCGCGCACGACGTTGGCCCGGCGCACCTCGGCGGTCAAGGCGTTCACCGCCTGGGCGGTGCAGCGCGGCTGGCTGTCCGCCGATCCGGCCGCACGGCTGCAGCAACCGAAACCGCGGCGCACGCTGCCGGCGGTGCTGCGCCAGGATCAGGCGCTGGCCGCCATGGCGGCAGCCGAATCCGGCTCACGGCACGGTGATCCGCTGGCCCTGCGGGACCGGTTGATTGTGGAGCTGCTCTACGCCACCGGTATCCGGGTCAGCGAACTGTGCGGGCTGGACATCGACGATGTCGACACCGGACGCCGGCTGCTGCGCGTCCTCGGCAAAGGTGACAAGCAGCGCACCGCGCCGTTCGGCGAACCGGCCGCCGAGGCGCTCACGGCCTGGCTGGCCGACGGACGTCCCGCGCTGGCCACCGCCGAGTCGGGACCGGCGCTGCTGCTCGGTGCGCGGGGCCGCCGGCTCGACGTGCGGCAGGCCCGCACAGTGGTGCACCAGACTGTCGCCGCGGTCGACGGTGCCCCGGACATCGGGCCGCACGGACTGCGGCACAGTGCTGCCACCCACCTGCTTGAGGGCGGGGCGGACCTGCGCATCGTGCAGGAGTTGCTCGGCCATTCCAGCCTGGCCACCACCCAGCTCTACACCCACGTCACGGTGGCCCGGTTGCGCAAGGTGCACGACCAGGCCCATCCGCGGGCCTGA